One stretch of Kluyveromyces marxianus DMKU3-1042 DNA, complete genome, chromosome 8 DNA includes these proteins:
- the AIM11 gene encoding Aim11p — protein sequence MSEVASVTNMQIDKFSQQYKARRKEQMIRFFGVTALTLISARLAFRGVASRKYVPSMFQLNHKPPPFSYKGEVVNALAYGTALSTGGFAMLGFGLCWIWDVSTLPELGTKLKQLMGDESKPVSSATNMELDEDTKKVAEALEAMFSSNNDEK from the exons ATGTCTGAGGTAGCAAGCGTCACTAATATGCAGATCGACAAGTTCTCGCAACAATATAAGGCAAGACGGAAGGAACAGATGATACGTTTCTTCGGAGTGACTGCTTTGACATTAATCTCTGCAAGGCTGGCGTTCCGAGGGGTAGCTTCGCGTAAAT ATGTGCCTTCTATGTTCCAATTGAACCACAAGCCTCCGCCATTTTCTTATAAAGGCGAGGTCGTGAATGCGTTGGCATACGGAACAGCATTGTCCACGGGTGGGTTTGCAATGCTCGGGTTTGGATTATGCTGGATTTGGGACGTATCCACTCTCCCTGAGCTTGGAACCAAGCTGAAACAGCTAATGGGCGATGAATCTAAGCCCGTGTCTAGTGCTACTAATATGGAGTTGGACGAAGATACTAAGAAAGTTGCGGAAGCTTTGGAAGCGATGTTTTCAAGCAACAACGACGAGAAATGA
- the YEL1 gene encoding Arf family guanine nucleotide exchange factor YEL1 yields the protein MDTAEEYSTPDKRVLLNGALNQSDSAMVESPKMTNIHAFIDNDDVKKAQQIMQQTFHDGQYTEYANWLGLQENRCVLKEFLNLVRPWPLSLYLSLCKLSRCLYLIAEAGPLDSILEELSMQWMEEHGEDAPYFQGNYKVCHIILFSLLILNSDLHNESFDYKFTADQFVENTIYAVNYEMKEGDVKADEQLMKRDLAAYFVDVTNAPLPLCPRRNTSVLSNGKSNGNGNGAAIASRVVSGERDTTSTVGHSNNMSPPRDNVSLAPTSHGRSSLSVSRKTSIFSLRPGSSILERTMTGQSTMSSASEFSQHVDPTQFYVQEPQDEFYGQQNDSLWLVDHELNFKATKANQFTPPTHEKHPNNGSSHIIMRFFKKNHSPSLSHQHQRIQNANKKMQRTRAVVRMGSLELHLPKQKNKFRNHTYPSSVLKGRSADETVQKLNLFGAFAEPIGETVIELGGTSKPKCFQITLSEDQHYKNLVFECATPLQCEVYIDSINFWASRITPTPNSQFEMVSNQEYGWSEKLLNEFKANPKAFEPTKKGIRVFKWEPLYGVDSLYTNFNAQESGKLQMDSQLLDWQIFVSKLRDWIDEHNNLKPTLVDMWSHSPYFELVMDNWNARYLFLNKQYHKHNEYLTVLKKAYELTNETDNETHEICT from the coding sequence ATGGACACTGCTGAAGAATACAGTACTCCTGATAAAAGAGTGTTGCTGAACGGAGCGTTGAATCAGAGTGATTCTGCTATGGTTGAATCTCCGAAAATGACGAATATCCATGCTTTTATCGATAACGACGACGTGAAGAAGGCGCAACAGATAATGCAGCAGACATTTCACGATGGCCAGTATACGGAGTATGCGAATTGGCTTGGATTGCAGGAGAACAGATGCGTTTTGAAGGAGTTTTTGAACTTGGTACGACCTTGGCCATTGTCGTTGTATCTCTCTCTTTGCAAGTTGTCCAGGTGTCTTTATTTGATTGCCGAGGCAGGTCCACTCGACAGCATTTTGGAGGAGCTTTCGATGCAGTGGATGGAGGAACACGGGGAAGATGCTCCGTACTTCCAGGGGAACTATAAGGTCTGCCAtatcattttgttttcactCTTGATTTTGAACTCGGATTTACACAACGAGTCCTTCGACTACAAGTTTACGGCAGACCAGTTCGTTGAAAACACGATATACGCCGTCAACTACGAGATGAAAGAAGGAGATGTCAAGGCAGATGAGCAACTGATGAAACGCGATCTCGCGGCGTATTTTGTCGATGTGACAAACGCGCCTTTGCCCTTATGTCCACGCAGGAATACCAGTGTCCTGTCGAATGGAAAATCGAATGGGAACGGTAATGGTGCCGCCATTGCGAGCCGTGTCGTTAGTGGTGAGCGCGATACCACCTCCACAGTAGGTCACAGCAATAATATGTCGCCTCCAAGAGACAACGTTTCCTTGGCTCCTACTTCCCACGGCCGCTCCTCACTTTCTGTCTCACGCAAAACGTCCATTTTTTCGCTAAGACCCGGAAGCTCAATCCTCGAAAGAACAATGACCGGCCAATCCACCATGTCTAGCGCCTCTGAGTTCTCTCAACACGTGGACCCTACTCAGTTTTACGTACAGGAACCCCAAGACGAATTCTACGGCCAGCAAAACGACTCTCTATGGCTTGTGGACCACGAATTGAACTTCAAGGCCACCAAAGCAAACCAGTTTACCCCACCAACACACGAGAAACACCCTAATAATGGCTCCAGCCACATCATAATGAGGTTCTTTAAGAAAAATCACAGCCCAAGTTTGAGCCATCAGCACCAACGCATTCAAAACGCGAATAAAAAGATGCAAAGGACAAGAGCAGTGGTGCGAATGGGGAGCCTCGAGCTCCATTTGCCaaagcaaaagaacaaattcCGCAACCACACTTATCCCTCTTCTGTTCTGAAGGGCCGCAGTGCAGATGAAACAGTACAAAAACTGAATCTCTTTGGCGCATTTGCAGAGCCTATCGGAGAAACCGTCATCGAGTTGGGCGGTACTTCAAAGCCTAAATGTTTCCAAATAACGCTTTCTGAAGACCAGCACTACAAAAACCTCGTTTTCGAATGTGCAACGCCTTTGCAATGCGAAGTTTACATCGACAGTATCAACTTTTGGGCTAGCAGAATAACTCCAACGCCAAACTCCCAGTTTGAGATGGTCTCAAACCAGGAGTACGGGTGGTCCGAAAAATTGCTTAACGAGTTCAAGGCAAACCCAAAGGCTTTCGAACCAACCAAAAAAGGAATCAGAGTCTTCAAATGGGAACCTCTCTATGGAGTAGACTCTCTATATACTAATTTCAACGCGCAAGAATCCGGTAAGCTACAGATGGACTCCCAATTGCTCGATTGGCAGATTTTCGTATCAAAACTGCGTGACTGGATCGACGAGCACAACAACCTAAAACCCACATTAGTTGATATGTGGTCGCACTCACCGTATTTCGAACTGGTCATGGATAACTGGAACGCTAGGtatttgttcttgaacaaacaGTACCACAAGCATAATGAATATCTGACTGTACTTAAGAAGGCTTACGAGTTGACGAACGAAACCGACAACGAAACACATGAAATTTGTACGTAG
- the CMC2 gene encoding Cmc2p: MHPQLEAERFHSCIDLIQALDKCHKKEYYKRALGLCNNEKDALSKCLHEARLSGERRAILESREKKKAMEKKWKQLEEEEYGEDAILKKIIQRQVEKRSKPE; this comes from the coding sequence ATGCATCCACAATTAGAAGCAGAGAGATTTCATTCGTGCATCGACTTGATTCAAGCGTTGGACAAATGTCACAAGAAAGAGTACTATAAGCGTGCTTTGGGACTTTGTAACAACGAGAAAGATGCGTTATCAAAGTGTTTGCACGAGGCTAGACTCTCGggagaaagaagagcaatCTTGGAGTCGCgggagaagaagaaggctaTGGAAAAGAAGTGGAAACAGttggaagaggaagagtaTGGTGAGGATGCGATCTTAAAGAAGATCATTCAGAGACAGGTGGAGAAGAGATCCAAGCCGGAGTAG
- the IES5 gene encoding Ies5p (IES5): protein MPSLEVEHKKLLNRREELLKQDVSLRKDYSILLRKISSVCQVLESLGEPTHLDANGVPEFQAPDYEKFKEWDALIPLLKSVEEVQALPLDQIEVPEALSESYELFKMTPLLHKDGAE, encoded by the coding sequence ATGCCATCGCTCGAGGTAGAACACAAGAAACTGCTCaacagaagagaagaactGCTCAAGCAGGACGTCTCGCTTCGCAAAGACTACAGCATCCTTCTACGCAAGATATCAAGCGTGTGCCAGGTATTGGAGTCCCTGGGCGAGCCCACCCACTTGGACGCAAATGGCGTGCCAGAGTTCCAGGCGCCAGACTACGAGAAATTCAAGGAATGGGACGCACTCATACCTTTGTTGAAGTCTGTAGAAGAAGTGCAAGCGTTACCCTTGGACCAGATCGAGGTACCAGAAGCTCTTTCAGAATCCTATGAACTATTTAAAATGACTCCGCTACTACATAAAGACGGGGCTGAAtga
- the TSC11 gene encoding TORC2 complex subunit TSC11, with product MERQGSNADLYRLRSNTNNTVNGPNGTNGANGPSTGTKRQNLVLSTSFVSTRRFDDGTVTPTSPLLMKHRNSTINSLRLEVNQVEQEIERLRKKKLEQERVVQTSNSNDIYVDEYSTEHLENRSLRLRVNNELKETDQRIKRLQDQLSLLRIKLKRSEGGSGEIINSTLNTNHNQSLMVPNGSTINNTMDISDSGSDFEVSDEATYRLTPTRSIPALPFHSDDGDRSSDHLSANVMYESSTKETATWLISDHLQSLQDINASEDFILQKADGLVYLLAKNPEIKEDLVISAFASTIQNLLLHADQKIRSAGYRIVRYLILNETTIDYMLKLHIDVFITMSLGKDNAHQEEREQALKLIRRFIDFKGYGINKAITQAIVSCIEQPEDSLRLIAFETLIELTFINPTLVNDCKAFPIIQSFILDPNTKNEELAINSMIEMLSYPEIRPYFVKNFHTGYILSGFSDYQTKLTGSLEKVQRSVRVVIRILQDFNGILLFALNDCQLLNQLIAFAQSPLLFKHIINIFLTSLRIKKNTPERTDCSQVYQYVYLLVVMMNKADFANKMMFYAVECLPKLDPSVRDNTRLVLAKVCDASMQLSTGASNFQAVKFPEQLSQYKLFHETFVFNSAIYSTRSKLATTATQKIMLKSAGEMQLNSSKKDIDDIGFKKMVFDSKVLQTKNYSYWNWQVIGELCRSPLLDRKRLEELSRSTKFIRRMLVFYRPFRFRFTSVASSDPMANTYVEVGCLFFRALLSNNTGLRILADDTKIIPQVASVLYNNMQGHAVNDMLFTERALKEKLCGGYFKIIFGVFTENNNGMSLLEKWNVFTVINLMFSKRSLCTKYLMLTLPELNLGYSRCKMFLNKALLDDREMIRSIGTVTLGKKLQNLDNDDLMLEEYLIKLTCRQLYDLAPNVVAAADKILYDYCTYHVNSSNVLQPSIKNCLDQLIFIGSPTLLKLMENSEGFQQLNGLNYINRERIRWKESKNREFVPKVEQFLEQEIRKPDTVSKRSFPLHFYQFLCKLEEGANLLSKSDDIRQFIMVIKRHLNDIRAHKNVTYGEKEMIELKSCMWACGFIGSTDYGINLLDKYSFVSDIVELASESQYTCIKSTSFYVLGLVSYTMDGREMIEEIGWESIMDTRQQPIGVCVPKDARKLLHWSDLGPVQMPPKEIEMEWPVLKRNKSSQGQSQGEEDLSSNVVVCDQEIPLENLLEWERSEASVNPNQEEEDKQELDRVIREISQSNVQNLPHVFEDDKINDRILRVVSDMGNNILLNGAIKEITSLETKYGPARFQSPEMFEQIFKLMSEYRFKPSVRKFLLELFINNRSVENLIRAERRRRR from the coding sequence ATGGAGAGACAGGGCAGCAACGCAGACCTGTACAGGTTGCGTTCCAACACGAATAACACGGTCAATGGACCTAATGGGACTAATGGGGCTAATGGACCGTCAACTGGAACCAAGAGACAAAATCTGGTGTTGTCAACATCATTCGTGTCCACCAGACGTTTTGACGACGGAACAGTAACCCCTACAAGTCCCCTACTTATGAAACATCGAAATTCGACCATTAACAGCCTTCGTTTGGAGGTGAATCAGGTGGAGCAAGAGATCGAGCGgttaaggaagaaaaaactgGAGCAGGAGCGAGTAGTGCAAACATCGAACTCAAACGATATATATGTGGACGAATATTCAACAGAGCATCTGGAGAACCGTTCTCTGCGACTTAGGGTCAACAATGAACTCAAGGAGACAGATCAACGGATTAAACGGTTGCAGGATCAACTGTCACTACTCAGAATAAAGTTAAAGAGATCGGAAGGTGGCTCCGGGGAGATAATAAATTCGACGTTGAATACAAACCATAACCAAAGTTTGATGGTACCCAATGGGTCAACCATAAATAATACAATGGATATTTCTGATAGTGGCTCTGATTTCGAGGTCTCTGATGAAGCAACGTACCGTCTAACCCCAACAAGAAGTATACCAGCGTTACCTTTCCATTCTGATGATGGAGATCGTTCGTCGGACCATTTGTCTGCAAATGTGATGTACGAGTCGTCAACAAAAGAGACGGCAACATGGTTAATATCTGACCATTTACAGAGTTTACAGGATATCAACGCCTCAGAGGACTTTATATTGCAAAAAGCAGATGGATTGGTTTATTTGCTCGCAAAGAACCCTGAAATAAAAGAGGATCTTGTCATTTCAGCATTTGCATCCACGATACAAAACCTTCTGTTACATGCAGACCAAAAAATTCGGTCTGCCGGCTACAGGATTGTACGGTATTTAATATTGAATGAAACCACAATAGATTATATGTTGAAGTTGCATATTGATGTCTTTATAACAATGTCTTTAGGGAAGGACAACGCACACCAAGAGGAAAGAGAGCAAGCATTGAAGCTCATCAGAAGATTTATTGATTTTAAAGGCTATGGAATAAATAAAGCCATCACACAAGCTATTGTAAGTTGCATAGAACAACCAGAAGACTCACTACGATTAATAGCATTCGAAACACTTATAGAGTTAACATTCATAAATCCAACACTGGTGAATGATTGTAAAGCTTTCCCTATTATACAAAGCTTTATTTTAGATCCCAATACGAAGAATGAAGAACTAGCTATTAACTCAATGATCGAAATGTTGTCTTATCCCGAAATAAGACCCTATTTTGTTAAAAACTTCCACACTGGGTACATTCTTAGTGGGTTTTCGGACTATCAAACAAAACTGACAGGAAGCTTAGAAAAAGTGCAAAGGTCAGTTAGAGTAGTTATCCGGATATTACAAGATTTCAACGGAATCCTTTTGTTTGCATTAAATGACTGTCAATTATTAAATCAATTGATAGCTTTTGCCCAGTCTCCGTTGCTGTTCAAACACATTATAAACATTTTTCTCACCTCTTTAcgaataaaaaagaatacacCAGAGCGAACAGACTGCTCACAAGTGTACCAATATGTGTACCTTTTGGTAGTCATGATGAATAAGGCTGACTTTGCAAACAAAATGATGTTCTATGCCGTTGAATGTTTGCCAAAACTGGATCCATCGGTGAGAGATAATACAAGGCTTGTTTTAGCCAAAGTTTGCGATGCTTCAATGCAACTCAGTACAGGGGCTTCTAACTTTCAGGCAGTTAAGTTTCCAGAGCAGTTGAGCCAGTATAAGTTGTTCCATGAAACCTTTGTGTTCAATAGCGCAATTTACTCAACGAGAAGTAAGTTAGCTACCACTGCGACGCAAAAGATAATGCTTAAGTCTGCCGGAGAAATGCAACtgaattcttccaaaaagGACATAGATGATATTGGCTTTAAGAAGATGGTATTTGATTCGAAAGTCCTTCAGACTAAGAACTACAGCTATTGGAATTGGCAGGTAATCGGAGAGCTATGTAGAAGCCCATTACTGGACAGGAAACGCTTAGAAGAACTATCTAGAAGTACCAAATTCATTCGGAGAATGCTGGTATTTTATCGACCCTTTAGATTCAGATTCACTAGTGTTGCATCCAGTGATCCAATGGCAAACACATATGTGGAGGTTGgttgtctttttttcagaGCGTTATTATCCAATAACACTGGATTAAGAATTTTAGCGGATGATACAAAGATCATCCCACAAGTTGCTTCTGTTCTCTATAACAATATGCAAGGACATGCTGTGAATGATATGCTCTTTACGGAAAGAGcattaaaagagaaattaTGCGGAGGATATTTTAAGATCATATTTGGTGTGTTTACAGAGAATAATAATGGAATGTCATTACTTGAAAAATGGAACGTATTTACCGTCATCAATCTTATGTTCTCGAAAAGATCATTGTGCACTAAATACTTAATGTTAACGTTACCAGAGCTAAATTTAGGTTATTCCAGGTGCAAAATGTTTTTAAATAAAGCTCTTTTGGATGATAGGGAGATGATACGGTCTATTGGTACTGTGACGCTTGGGAAAAAGTTACAGAATTTGGACAATGATGATTTGATGCTGGAAGAGTATTTGATCAAGCTAACGTGCAGACAATTGTACGACTTAGCCCCTAATGTCGTTGCAGCTGCAGATAAAATTTTGTATGACTATTGCACGTACCATGTGAACTCGTCCAACGTTCTTCAACCTTCTATAAAGAACTGTTTGGACCAATTAATATTTATTGGGTCACCAACGTTACTAAAATTAATGGAAAACAGTGAGGGGTTCCAGCAATTGAATGGATTAAATTACATCAACAGAGAACGGATAAGGTGGAAGGAGTCTAAAAACCGAGAGTTCGTTCCTAAGGTGGAACAATtccttgaacaagaaatacGGAAACCGGATACTGTGTCCAAGAGAAGCTTCCCGTTGCACTTCTACCAATTCTTATGCAAACTGGAGGAAGGTGCTAATCTTCTAAGCAAATCAGACGACATTAGACAGTTCATTATGGTGATCAAGAGACACCTGAACGATATACGAGCCCATAAAAACGTAACATACGGggaaaaagagatgatAGAATTAAAAAGCTGTATGTGGGCTTGTGGGTTTATTGGCTCTACGGACTACGGGATCAACTTGCTAGACAAATATTCGTTTGTTTCTGATATAGTTGAATTGGCGAGCGAGAGCCAGTATACATGCATTAAAAGCACTTCATTTTACGTACTTGGGTTGGTATCTTACACAATGGATGGGCGTGAGATGATCGAGGAGATTGGGTGGGAGTCAATCATGGACACGCGGCAGCAACCGATAGGAGTATGTGTTCCAAAGGACGCTAGAAAATTGCTTCATTGGTCGGATTTGGGTCCCGTGCAAATGCCACCGAAGGAGATTGAAATGGAGTGGCCGGTTTTAAAGAGGAATAAAAGCTCTCAGGGCCAAAGCCAAGGCGAGGAGGATTTGAGCTCGAATGTGGTTGTGTGCGACCAGGAGATCCCATTGGAGAACCTATTGGAGTGGGAGCGTTCCGAGGCGTCAGTGAATCCGAACCAGGAGGAGGAAGACAAACAAGAACTCGATCGGGTTATTCGCGAGATCTCTCAATCCAACGTGCAAAATCTGCCACACGTATTTGAAGACGACAAGATCAACGACCGTATCTTGCGGGTGGTCAGCGACATGGGGAACAACATTCTGTTGAACGGTGCGATCAAGGAGATCACGAGTCTTGAGACCAAGTACGGACCTGCACGTTTCCAGAGTCCGGAAATGTTTGAGCAGATATTCAAGTTGATGAGCGAGTACCGGTTCAAGCCATCGGTGCGAAAGTTTTTGCTCGAGctcttcatcaacaacagatcTGTCGAGAACTTAATCCGGGCcgagagaagaagaagaaggtag
- the MET6 gene encoding 5-methyltetrahydropteroyltriglutamate-homocysteine S-methyltransferase, giving the protein MVQSYVLGFPRIGPNRELKKATEGYWNGKVSAEQLQQVGKDIRAANWKLQKEAGVDVIASNDFSFYDQVLDVSLLFNVVPQRYAKYELSPLDTYFAMARGLQRKATETAAAVDVPALEMVKWFDSNYHYVRPTFSNSTEFKLSGQKPVDEYLEAKALGVETRPVLVGPVSFLHLGKSDKDSLDLKPISLLDKILPLYAEILKKLADAGAKSVQLDEPTLVLDLPAEVQAAFKKAYEYLGAQPGLPEITLATYFGTVVPNLSAIKDLPVAGFHFDFVRNPEQLDDVVSILNDKQTLSVGIVDGRNIWKNNLTKSAQFVESAIAKLSGDRVLVATSSSLLHTPVDLENETKLNPEIKDWFAFATQKVKEVVNIAKKLNGEDVTAEFEANAKSLNNRATSSITNNADVKARVASINEDMGKRAAPFVERIKEQQPILKLPLFPTTTIGSFPQTKDIRINRNKFNKGTITREEYEKFINEEIERVIRFQEEVGLDVLVHGEPERNDMVQFFGEQLEGYAFTVNGWVQSYGSRYVRPPIIVGDLSRPKPMSVKEVVYAQSITQKPVKGMLTGPITCLRWSFPRDDVDQKTQAYQLALAIRDEVADLEAAGIKVIQVDEPAVREGLPLRAGEERTQYYQWSAESFRVATSVVQNKTQIHSHFCYSDLDPNHIKALDADVVSIEFSKKDDPNYILQFANYPNHSGLGLFDIHSPRVPSKEEFIQKMAEFLKYYPAEKFWVNPDCGLKTRGWEETKQSLTNMVAAAKHFREIYAKK; this is encoded by the coding sequence ATGGTTCAATCATACGTGCTAGGTTTCCCAAGAATTGGGCCAAACagagaattgaagaaggcCACTGAGGGCTACTGGAACGGTAAGGTTTCTGCTGagcaattgcaacaagTTGGTAAGGATATCAGAGCTGCCAACTGGAAGTTGCAAAAGGAAGCCGGTGTCGATGTGATTGCATCCAACgacttttctttctacGACCAAGTTCTAGATGTGTCTCTACTCTTCAACGTTGTTCCACAACGTTACGCCAAGTACGAATTGTCTCCATTGGACACGTACTTTGCCATGGCCAGAGGTTTGCAAAGAAAGGCTACTGAgactgctgctgctgttgatgTGCCAGCCTTGGAAATGGTGAAATGGTTCGACTCGAACTACCACTACGTCAGACCAACTTTCTCCAACTCTACCGAGTTCAAGTTGAGCGGCCAAAAGCCAGTGGATGAATACTTGGAAGCCAAGGCTTTGGGTGTCGAGACCAGACCAGTTCTTGTTGGTCCAGTCTCCTTCTTGCACTTGGGTAAGAGCGACAAGGACTCCTTGGACTTGAAGCCAATCTCCTTGCTAGACAAGATTTTGCCATTGTACGCtgaaatcttgaagaagttggcCGACGCTGGTGCCAAGTCTGTCCAATTGGACGAACCAACTTTGGTGTTGGACTTGCCAGCTGAAGTGCAAGCCGCTTTCAAGAAGGCTTACGAATACTTGGGTGCCCAACCAGGTTTGCCAGAAATCACTTTGGCCACCTACTTCGGTACCGTCGTTCCAAACTTGTCCGCTATCAAGGACTTGCCAGTCGCTGGTTTCCACTTCGACTTTGTCAGAAACCCAGAACAATTGGACGATGTCGTGTCCATCTTGAACGACAAGCAAACTTTGTCCGTTGGTATCGTGGACGGTAGAAACATCTGGAAGAACAACTTGACCAAGTCCGCTCAATTCGTCGAATCCGCTATTGCCAAGTTGTCCGGTGACCGTGTTCTAGTCGctacctcttcttccttgttGCACACCCCTGTAGACTTGGAAAACGAAACCAAGTTGAACCCAGAGATCAAGGACTGGTTCGCTTTCGCTACCCAAAAGGTTAAGGAAGTCGTCAACATcgccaagaagttgaacgGTGAAGATGTCACCGCGGAATTCGAGGCTAACGCCAAGTCCTTGAACAACAGAGCCACCTCTTCCATCACTAACAACGCTGATGTTAAGGCTAGAGTCGCCTCCATTAACGAAGACATGGGTAAGAGAGCTGCTCCATTCGTCGAAAGAATTAAGGAACAACAACCAATCTTGAAGTTGCCATTGTTCCCAACTACTACCATCGGTTCTTTCCCTCAAACCAAGGACATCAGaatcaacagaaacaagttcaacaagGGTACCATCACTCGTGAAGAATACGAAAAGTTCatcaatgaagaaatcgaaaGAGTCATCAgattccaagaagaagtcgGTTTGGACGTCTTGGTCCACGGTGAACCAGAAAGAAACGATATGGTTCAATTCTTCGGTGAACAATTGGAAGGTTACGCTTTCACTGTCAACGGTTGGGTCCAATCTTACGGTTCCCGTTACGTTAGACCACCAATCATCGTCGGTGACTTGTCCAGACCAAAGCCAATGTCCGTTAAGGAAGTTGTTTACGCCCAATCTATTACTCAAAAGCCAGTTAAGGGTATGTTGACCGGTCCAATCACTTGTTTGAGATGGTCTTTCCCAAGAGACGATGTCGACCAAAAGACCCAAGCCTACCAATTGGCTTTGGCTATCAGAGACGAAGTCGCTGACTTAGAAGCTGCCGGTATTAAGGTCATCCAAGTCGATGAACCAGCCGTCAGAGAAGGTTTGCCATTGAGAGCTGGTGAAGAAAGAACCCAATACTACCAATGGTCCGCTGAATCCTTCAGAGTCGCTACCTCCGTTGTCCAAAACAAGACTCAAATCCACTCTCACTTCTGTTACTCTGACTTGGATCCAAACCATATCAAGGCCTTGGACGCTGATGTTGTTTCCATCGAATTCTCCAAGAAGGACGATCCAAACTACATCTTGCAATTCGCTAACTATCCAAACCACTCCGGTCTTGGTTTGTTCGATATCCACTCTCCAAGAGTCCCATCTAAGGAAGAATTCATCCAAAAGATGGCtgaattcttgaagtactACCCTGCTGAAAAATTCTGGGTCAACCCAGACTGTGGTTTGAAGACCAGAGGTTGGgaagaaaccaaacaaTCTTTGACCAACAtggttgctgctgctaagCACTTCCGTGAAATCTACGCAAAGAAATAA
- the PUP3 gene encoding proteasome core particle subunit beta 3 translates to MSDPSSINGGIVVAMTGKDCVAIGCDLRLGSQSLGVANNFEKIFHYGHVFLGLTGLATDVLTLSETFRYKTNLYKLREDRPIEPETFTQLVSSSLYEKRFGPYFVGPVVAGINSKSGKPFIAGFDLIGCIDEAKDFIVSGTASEQLFGMCESLYEPNLEADDLFETISQALLNAADRDALSGWGAVVYIIKKDKVVKKYLKTRQD, encoded by the coding sequence ATGTCAGATCCAAGTTCCATTAACGgtggtattgttgttgcaatGACAGGTAAGGACTGTGTAGCGATTGGCTGCGATTTAAGGTTAGGTTCGCAATCACTTGGTGTTGCCAACAACTTCGAGAAGATCTTCCATTATGGACATGTATTTTTGGGACTAACAGGGTTAGCAACAGATGTGCTGACGCTTTCGGAGACATTTCGTTACAAAACCAATCTATACAAATTGAGGGAGGATAGACCAATTGAACCAGAAACATTTACACAACTAGTATCAAGTTCCTTATACGAGAAGCGGTTTGGACCATACTTTGTAGGACCTGTGGTAGCTGGTATTAACTCTAAGTCTGGTAAGCCTTTCATCGCTGGGTTTGATTTGATTGGGTGTATCGATGAGGCGAAGGACTTCATTGTGAGTGGTACTGCTTCAGAGCAACTCTTCGGTATGTGTGAATCGTTATACGAGCCAAACCTCGAAGCAGATGACTTATTTGAGACGATTTCTCAGGCGTTACTAAATGCTGCTGACCGTGATGCGCTCTCTGGTTGGGGTGCCGTGGTTTACATCataaaaaaagacaagGTTGTGAAGAAGTACTTGAAAACAAGGCAGGATTAG